The proteins below come from a single Mytilus edulis chromosome 5, xbMytEdul2.2, whole genome shotgun sequence genomic window:
- the LOC139522305 gene encoding probable G-protein coupled receptor 139, which yields MYANDGNAITNETMFIHDYETILMIYSEYRAKKWIITYIPPVLLFIGTFGNIFSFVILRKSMMRVSTYFYLAVLALADLVVLYLGLLRLWTGEITGVDIRNKNNWICKITIFLTYTISDFSVWLIVAVTVERYIAVCHPLKASILCSVQRARMVTVSVLLILIATNSHFLWTVHVSDKSYLNESARCEAVPKHAFLLNQVWPWVDTVLYSFAPYILLFNLNFWIIKQVLSAKKCRTQLQHCTSGRNNHLQKRLPSEGCIKLTIMLLAVSFSFIVTTFPVNIYLILESLWKKESGLRLLARQALISTIAELLMYVNHCINFYLYCATGKKFRNHIEKLLCKFKKYRRSHSGYSMSNHHVTRVSFSTGRSSIRHCGNEIRLLTKKQMTRL from the coding sequence ATGTATGCCAACGACGGGAACGCAATCACAAACGAAACAATGTTCATTCATGACTATGAAACCATATTAATGATTTATAGTGAGTACAGAGCTAAGAAATGGATTATCACATACATTCCACCCGTTTTACTTTTTATTGGAACTTTTGGGAATATTTTTTCTTTCGTGATTCTTAGGAAATCTATGATGAGAGTCTCTACATATTTTTATCTAGCGGTGTTAGCTTTGGCAGATTTAGTAGTCTTATACCTTGGTCTTTTACGGCTTTGGACAGGTGAAATAACCGGAGTAGACATAAGGAATAAAAACAATTGGATTTGTAAAATTACAATTTTCCTAACTTATACAATCAGCGATTTTTCCGTGTGGCTCATTGTTGCTGTAACTGTTGAAAGATATATAGCGGTATGTCATCCGCTGAAAGCTTCAATTTTATGCAGCGTCCAGCGAGCGAGAATGGTGACTGTGTCAGTTCTTCTGATTCTTATTGCAACCAATTCACACTTCCTTTGGACTGTTCACGTGTCGGATAAATCATATCTAAATGAATCAGCTCGGTGTGAAGCTGTGCCGAAACATGCATTTTTATTGAACCAAGTCTGGCCTTGGGTAGATACTGTTCTTTATTCCTTTGCACCTTATATTTTACtgtttaatttgaatttttggaTTATAAAACAGGTGCTCTCTGCTAAAAAGTGTCGAACTCAGTTACAACACTGCACATCAGGTAGAAACAATCATTTACAGAAACGTTTACCGAGTGAGGGCTGCATCAAATTAACAATTATGTTATTAGCAGTCTCGTTTTCATTTATTGTAACTACCTTTCCTGTGAATATTTATCTCATTTTAGAATCATTGTGGAAAAAAGAATCTGGACTTCGGCTTCTCGCCAGACAAGCATTGATATCAACGATTGCCGAACTTTTAATGTATGTTAATCACTGTATAAACTTTTATCTGTATTGTGCAACAGGAAAAAAGTTTCGAAATCATATTGAAAAACTTCTTTGTAAGTTCAAAAAGTATCGGCGATCCCATTCCGGATATAGTATGAGTAATCACCATGTGACACGAGTTAGTTTTAGTACAGGTAGGAGTTCTATACGACATTGTGGGAACGAAATAAGACTTCTTACCAAAAAACAAATGACCAGACTTTag